The Paenibacillus sp. region GGAACGCATTCAACCGAAATTCCGCGCCGTCGCCGAGCAAGTCATCGAGGAATTGTCCGCGCGAACCGGGCAAGACATGCACCTCCACATCGCCAAACACGCCAGACGAACGGTGAACGCCCCGGTCGACACGTGGATGGCCGTAAGTCATAACAAGCGCGGGTACAAGCAATATCCGCATTTTCAAGTCGGCTTGTTCGACGACCAGCTGTTCATATGGCTTGCGCTTATATACGAAGTCGCGGACAAGCAGCGCATCGCGGACACGTTGTTAGCGAACCAAAGGGACTTATACGAGCGGATTCCGGACGATTACAGCATTTCGATCGATCATATGAAGAAAGCGGCTCTTGCCAAAAATTCGCTGTCCCCGGAGGAGTTCAAGGAATTATTCGTTCGATTTAAAAATGTGAAAAGCGCGGAACTTCTGATCGGGAGAGTGTTGAAAGCGGACGATGCGGTTAAGCTTGGGGGCGGTTTGGTCGACGTGGTAAGGGACACGTTCGCGCAATTAACTCCGATTTACAAGGTTATACAGTAACTTCCGCGCCGGCGCCGGGCATTACCGGCCATTCCGGTTGGCGGAAAACAGCAGACGCCTCCACGGCGGCCGGACGAATCCGGCGCCGGGAGGCGTCTAACGTATGGCGGCGAATGCGAATCACTTCGCCGCGGGAGCGGCCGCGATCGTGCCGCGCCTTGCCAAAAACCGCTGCAGCAGCAGCATCGCGCCGAGCGAAATGGCGGCGCCGGCGAAAAACGGCAGCGCGCTCTTCAGCTCGAACAACCCTCCGGCGACGAGCGGCCCCGCGATGCGGCCGAGGCTGTCCATCGACGAGCTGAGCCCCCCCGTTACGCCTTGGCCGGCCTGCGTCGTCTGCGTAATGAGCGACGTGACGCAAGGCCGCAGCAGCGAGTTGCCGACGGCGAACACGCTCATGAACAGCGAGGCGGTCCAGACGTCGCTCGAGAACAGCAGCAGGACGAAGCCGAGCGCCTGCACCGTCAGCCCGACGCGGATCAGCGTCGGCTCCGTGCCCGGCTTCGCGTAACGGCGAATGAAGCCCCCCTGCACGAGCGCGCCGACGATGCCGCTGACGAGGAACATGACGCCCATGTCGCGGGGCGTCGCTTCGAACCGCTCCATCTGGAAATACTGCAGCGTCGATTCAAGACCCGCGAGCGCGAACGTCAGCACGAACAGGAGCACGAACAAATACGCGATCGGCCCCTGGAACGCCGACCATCGCGACGGACGCGGGCCCGCGTCCGCCCCCCGGCGCCTCTCCGGCGGAAGCGACTCCTTCAGAACGAAAATCGCGAAGCCGAAATTGAGGAGCGCGAGCGCGGCCGCGGCGAAGAACGGCGTCGCGAGCCCGAAGCCGCTGAGCAGTCCGCCGATGCCCGGGCCGAAAATAAAGCCGAGCCCGATCGACATGCCGACGAGCCCCATGGCGCGCGTCCGCTTCTCCGGCGTCGTGATGTCCGCGACGTAGGCGACGGCGCACGACGTCGTCGCGCCCGAGAAGACGCCGCCGAGCACCCGCGATATGTACATCAGCGCGAGATTGCCCCCCGAAAGCCCGAAGACGAGGAAGCTGACGCTGAAGCCGAGCACCCCGATCGCGAGAACGGGCTTCCGCCCGATCCGGTCCGACAGCGAGCCCCACAGCGGAGAAAGCACGAACGACGCCGCAGAATATACCGCAAGCATGACGTATAAGTGAAATCGCTCCGCCCCGGAGCCGACGATCATTTCGGGCAGTACCGGAATAATGATGCCGAACCCTAAAAACACCGTAACCAACATAATCATGATGACGCCCATCCGTCTATCCATGCCGATCCTCCATCGCTTCTCTCCTGTTGTCCGCGTGATACTCGTCTATCGTACCATATCCGTTTTTCGGAAGGAAATGAACAGATAGAGGACAAACAGCGCGGCGAGCGCCGCGCCGCTGAGCAGGAACGGCGCGCGGCGGCTCGCGTGCTCCCACGCCCAGCCGGACACGATCGGGCCGATCACGAACCCGGTGCCTTCGATCGCAAGCGCGGCGCCCCACGCGGCCCCGCGGAGATCGTCCGGAATCGCGCGGGCGACGAACGCGTTCCACGACGGGATGAGCAGCGCGTAGCCGAAGGCGACGGCGGCGACCGCCGCGTACAGCTGCGGCCGGGTGTGCACGGCCGCGAAATACGCCGTCGCCGCCGCGGCGGCCGGGACGCCGACGAGCAGCAAGGGGCGGGGGCCGAGCCGGTCGGAGAGTCTGCCCGCGACCAGCAGCAGGCCGAGCGTCGCCGCGCCGCCCGCGAGCAGCAGCGTGCTGAACTCGCCGGCGGTGAGCCCCAGCTCCTCGCGCGCGTACAGCGTCACGACGGGCGTCAGCAGGCCGAGCGCCAGCGTCTGCAGGAACATGGCGGGCACCAGCAGCCGGCTCCCCCGCAGCCGGCGGACGGCGCAGGCGATGCCCGAGAGCAGCCCGCGGACGCCGGCGCCGCTCGCCGGCGCCTCCTCCGCCCGCCGCGGCGCGCCGGGCGGCAGCAGCAGGGCGAGCAGCAGCGCCGCCGCGGCGAAACCGAGCAGCAGCGGGAACGCGCCCGCCATCGCCCCGCCGCCCGCCAGCCAGCCGACGGCGACCGGGCCGGCTCCCGTGCCGGCGAAGGAGGCGACATAGACGGCGGACAGCGCCGAGCCGCTGCCTTCGCGGCCCGCCGTCTCCGTCGCGCCCGCGGCGGCGCACGGCCACAGCGGCGACGTGCCCGCCCCGAGCAGCAGACAGCCGGCGAGCAGCGCCAGCGGGCCGTTCGCCGCTGCGAGCAGCGCCACCGCGAGCACGGTGACGGCGAGCCCGAGCGCCATCGGCAGCCGGTAGCCGTACCGGTCGAGCATGCGTCCGACCGGCGCGCGGCACGCGTTGTCGCCGACGTATTGCAGCGCGAATGCGAACCCGAGCGCCGAGGCCGACAGCCCGAGCTTTCCGCTCGCGTACACGGGCAGCACCGCGACGAGCAGCGCCCCTTTCACGAACTCCACGAGCGCCATCGCGATCAGCAGCTTCATAAGGAAGCCGCTTCGTACGCGGGGCGGCGCATACCGCCGCGCCTCCATCGCCATCCCCCCTTTTTCCGGTCTTGGCAACACTCGTTCGTTCGGTTATTTTCGCCCGCCGGAGCCACACTATATGCGATAAAAATTCGTTCTTGAAACATCTCCCTTTTTTGCTATACTCAAATCTATTGTGCATATTTCAATTCGAACGCAGGAAGGGGCGATTCCCGTGGACCAAACCCGCACACCGCTGTTTGACGCGCTGCTTTCGCATGCCGCGAAAAATCCGTTGCAATTTCATATCCCCGGACATAAGAAAGGCGTCGGGATGGACCCGCAGTTTCGCTCGTTCATCGGCGACAACGCCTTATCGATCGACCTGATCAACATCGCGCCGCTCGACGATTTGCATCAGCCCTCCGGCGCCATCTTCGAAGCGCAGCGGCTCGCCGCCGAGGCGTTCGGCGCCGACCATACGTTCTTCTCCGTGCAGGGAACGAGCGGCGCCATCCAGACGATGATCATGTCCGTCTGCGGCCCCGGCGAGAAAATCATCGTTCCGCGCAACGTGCATAAATCGGTCATGTCGGCGATCATTTTCGCGGGCGCGCGCCCCGTGTTCTTGTCGCCGGCCATGGACGAACAGCTCGGCATCGCTCACGGCGTGACGACGCGCTCCGTACGGCGGGCGCTCGAACGTCATCCCGACGCGAAGGCCGTGCTCGTCATTAACCCGACATATTTCGGCATCAGCGCGAACTTGAAGGAAATCGTCGACCTCGCCCACTCGTACGACGTGCCGGTGCTCGTCGACGAAGCGCACGGCGTACACATTCATTTCCATGAGGATCTGCCGCTGTCCGCGATGCAAGCCGGCGCCGACATGGCCGCGACGAGCGTCCACAAGCTCGGGGGCTCGCTGACGCAAAGCTCCGTGCTGAACGTCAAGGGCGACCGCGTCAATCCGAAGCGGGTGCAGGCGATCTTGTCGATGCTGACGACGACGTCCACCTCGTATTTGCTGCTCGCCTCGCTGGACGCGGCAAGGCGCAGCCTCGCCCTGCACGGCAGGGAGATGGCCGAGCGCGCGCTCGGACTGGCGCGGCTCGCCCGCGAGAAAGTCAACGAAATTCCGGGCCTCCACTGCTTCGGCGAAGAAATTCTCGGCTCCGAAGCGACGTTCGATTACGATCCGACGAAGCTGACGATCCACGTCCGCAAGCTCGGCATTACCGGGTACGACGCAGAGAAGCGGCTGCGCGAGCGGTACAACATCGAAGTCGAAATGAGCGACATGTACAACATTCTGTGCATCGTGACGCCCGGCGACTCGGAAGAAACGATTCTAAAGCTCGTCGACGCGCTGTACGGCATCGCGACGGAACAGGCGGGCGCCGCCGAAGTGCGCAACGTCATCGTCAAGACGCCGAAAATTCCGACGCTCGCTCTTTCCCCGCGGGACGCGTTCTACGCGGAAACCGAATCGGTGCCGCTGCTCGAAGCGGACGGCCGCATCATCGCGGAGTTCATCATGGTGTACCCGCCGGGCATTCCGATTTTGCTGCCGGGCGAAGTGATCTCGCAGGAGAACATCGAGTACATTTCGGAGCACGTCGAAATCGGTCTGCCGGTGCAAGGCCCCGAAGACAAAACGATCCGCAACGTCAAAGTCATCGTCGAAGAAAAGCCGATCTACGCATGATGTTTGCCCTGTACGCGCCTGAACGCGCGAAAAAGCCGCGCCCCTCGAACGGGGCGCGGCTTTTTCATGGAGACTCCGCGTCAATATTGCTCTTTCAAGTCCAAATGAGGCAAGCGCTGGCGCAAAATGACGGCGAGGTCTTCCGCCTCCTCCGCTCCCGACAGGGAGAAAATGCGCTGCAAATGTTCCGTATTCGCCAAATCGTCGGCCGACAGGAGCGAGGATCGGCCCGTCTGCATGCATACGACCAGCGGTTTGCCGAAAAACCGGTTTGTGTAAACGATTGCGAAATCGTACCGGGCTCGTTCCGTTGCGTAACCGAAAAAGTCGACTTTCGTTTGCTCCGACTCGTCGTATAAACGGTCAAACATGGCGTTCATCCTCCTTCATCCTTCTGGTCGGAATAGGCCGCTGCGCGGACGGCGCGGTAAACCCGAACCGAACGGCTGCGCGCCTCAAAGCGCGATGCCTTGTGTTTCCACTATACGAGATGCAGCGAAATCAAGCAAGCCGGAAACCTGCCGCGTCGTTGTCACCTTTGGATAAACCTGTTAATATGGAACCAACAGAACGCAAAGTAGGTGTAGCGGGCACATGAGTCAGAGCGCGTATTTATATTTCGTGGAAGGCTCCGCCGTGACGTCCTTGACGTTGGACGAACTGAAGGAGCAGCTGAACCGGTACCGGGAACAGGTCGAGAAAACCGGGCAGCAGCTGGATTGGAATTATGCGGGCGCCGCGTTTCCGTACACGTTCGAATCGAAGCCGGAAGGCGAAGGCGTCTGGTTTTACCTGAAAGGCGTTAACGAACTGTACAAGTACATCGTGTTCGGCGTCGGCTCCAAAGCGAAGGACGATGCGGTAACGCACTACGTGCAGGTCGTGCTGCCCGACGGCAGCACGCACGGCGACAAAGCGAAGGCCAACGAATTTTGCAAATATTTGGCCCGCCATTTGAAAGCCGAGCTGCATTTGTTTAACGGGCGCGTCATGTACTTCAATCCGCGGAAGTAACAACGGCGCGGCCATGGAGACGAAAAATCCCCCCGGACGCAGCGCTCCCCCATCCTGCGATGGCTGCAAGCGCCGCGTCCGAAGGGGATGTCCCTTCGCGGCTCGCGTTACTCTTCTTCTTGCTCGAGCAGCTCGTTGTAAATGTCGATGACCGCGTTCCACTCGTCGTCGTCCTCGATGTTCGCCAGCACGACCTCGTCGCCGTCCTGCTCGATGCGCAGGATCAGTCCGTCCGCCTCCGCGTCGTTGCGATCGATCAGCACCACATATTCGTTCTCCGCGTAATCGAACGTGTATACGGGAACGAGCTCCCGCTCCACGCCGTTCTCGTCGGTGACGACGTATATCGCTTCTTCTTCTTCTCCGGCCGCTTCGCGGTGATTGTCCGTCATGTGCCGACTCCCTTCCATGCGTTCTCTGTTGAAGTGTTGCCCGGTTCGTTCGAATTATTCTTTCTTCATCGCGAGAATCGCCTTTTCGCTCAGCAGCTCGAAGTCGTTCTCTTCCGAACGTTTAATGTAAAACTTAACTTTATACTGCCCCGTCGTTTTGAAATCGATTTTGAACGGGGACGTCGTATACCAGAACATGTCGCGGTTTTCTTCGGTCATTTTGTACACTTGAGTATCCAGCGTCGCGCCGCTCGGGTCGACGACCGTCGTCTTGATCGAATGGGCTCGCGTTTTCAAATTCTCGACCTGCGCAAACACGTAAAATTCGTAAGTGCCCAGGAAAACGTTGCCGAACGGTTTCATCGCGTTCTTGTCGCCCGTAAACAGCAGCAGATGCACGTTCGGTTTATAAATATGTACTCCGTCCCCATCCGATTTGATCAAGGCTTGCAGCGTATCGGACAATGCGCGAACCGGCAAGTATGTTCTCCCGTCGATTTGCAGGCCGCCGCCTTCCACTTCCGATCCGTTCGCGAAAACTCGCACTTTTTTCCCTTTCCACGTCTGGATCATATCCTCGGCGCCGGCCGTAGCGCCGCCCGCAAGCGACAGGGCAAGGATGCATAGCGCAATGTTCCGGATTTTCATGCGGATTCCCTCCAAAATTTCGTTGCACCCCTTTATACTCGCACGGAATGCGAGAGTTGCGGTCGAGCGCAAACTTTCTTTAGGGAGGATCCGTTTGGCAAGGGCATACAAGGAAATCAAATCCAAATAATAGCACGATTTACC contains the following coding sequences:
- a CDS encoding DUF1054 domain-containing protein; translation: MSFTGFTQEDFDTFLIEGLEQRMAAIRERIQPKFRAVAEQVIEELSARTGQDMHLHIAKHARRTVNAPVDTWMAVSHNKRGYKQYPHFQVGLFDDQLFIWLALIYEVADKQRIADTLLANQRDLYERIPDDYSISIDHMKKAALAKNSLSPEEFKELFVRFKNVKSAELLIGRVLKADDAVKLGGGLVDVVRDTFAQLTPIYKVIQ
- a CDS encoding MFS transporter, giving the protein MDRRMGVIMIMLVTVFLGFGIIIPVLPEMIVGSGAERFHLYVMLAVYSAASFVLSPLWGSLSDRIGRKPVLAIGVLGFSVSFLVFGLSGGNLALMYISRVLGGVFSGATTSCAVAYVADITTPEKRTRAMGLVGMSIGLGFIFGPGIGGLLSGFGLATPFFAAAALALLNFGFAIFVLKESLPPERRRGADAGPRPSRWSAFQGPIAYLFVLLFVLTFALAGLESTLQYFQMERFEATPRDMGVMFLVSGIVGALVQGGFIRRYAKPGTEPTLIRVGLTVQALGFVLLLFSSDVWTASLFMSVFAVGNSLLRPCVTSLITQTTQAGQGVTGGLSSSMDSLGRIAGPLVAGGLFELKSALPFFAGAAISLGAMLLLQRFLARRGTIAAAPAAK
- a CDS encoding MFS transporter: MEARRYAPPRVRSGFLMKLLIAMALVEFVKGALLVAVLPVYASGKLGLSASALGFAFALQYVGDNACRAPVGRMLDRYGYRLPMALGLAVTVLAVALLAAANGPLALLAGCLLLGAGTSPLWPCAAAGATETAGREGSGSALSAVYVASFAGTGAGPVAVGWLAGGGAMAGAFPLLLGFAAAALLLALLLPPGAPRRAEEAPASGAGVRGLLSGIACAVRRLRGSRLLVPAMFLQTLALGLLTPVVTLYAREELGLTAGEFSTLLLAGGAATLGLLLVAGRLSDRLGPRPLLLVGVPAAAAATAYFAAVHTRPQLYAAVAAVAFGYALLIPSWNAFVARAIPDDLRGAAWGAALAIEGTGFVIGPIVSGWAWEHASRRAPFLLSGAALAALFVLYLFISFRKTDMVR
- a CDS encoding aminotransferase class I/II-fold pyridoxal phosphate-dependent enzyme, coding for MDQTRTPLFDALLSHAAKNPLQFHIPGHKKGVGMDPQFRSFIGDNALSIDLINIAPLDDLHQPSGAIFEAQRLAAEAFGADHTFFSVQGTSGAIQTMIMSVCGPGEKIIVPRNVHKSVMSAIIFAGARPVFLSPAMDEQLGIAHGVTTRSVRRALERHPDAKAVLVINPTYFGISANLKEIVDLAHSYDVPVLVDEAHGVHIHFHEDLPLSAMQAGADMAATSVHKLGGSLTQSSVLNVKGDRVNPKRVQAILSMLTTTSTSYLLLASLDAARRSLALHGREMAERALGLARLAREKVNEIPGLHCFGEEILGSEATFDYDPTKLTIHVRKLGITGYDAEKRLRERYNIEVEMSDMYNILCIVTPGDSEETILKLVDALYGIATEQAGAAEVRNVIVKTPKIPTLALSPRDAFYAETESVPLLEADGRIIAEFIMVYPPGIPILLPGEVISQENIEYISEHVEIGLPVQGPEDKTIRNVKVIVEEKPIYA
- a CDS encoding DUF3055 domain-containing protein; the encoded protein is MFDRLYDESEQTKVDFFGYATERARYDFAIVYTNRFFGKPLVVCMQTGRSSLLSADDLANTEHLQRIFSLSGAEEAEDLAVILRQRLPHLDLKEQY
- a CDS encoding DUF1885 family protein; the encoded protein is MSQSAYLYFVEGSAVTSLTLDELKEQLNRYREQVEKTGQQLDWNYAGAAFPYTFESKPEGEGVWFYLKGVNELYKYIVFGVGSKAKDDAVTHYVQVVLPDGSTHGDKAKANEFCKYLARHLKAELHLFNGRVMYFNPRK
- a CDS encoding DUF1292 domain-containing protein → MTDNHREAAGEEEEAIYVVTDENGVERELVPVYTFDYAENEYVVLIDRNDAEADGLILRIEQDGDEVVLANIEDDDEWNAVIDIYNELLEQEEE